Proteins encoded in a region of the Geobacillus genomosp. 3 genome:
- the smc gene encoding chromosome segregation protein SMC translates to MFLKRLDVVGFKSFADRVSIDFVPGVTAVVGPNGSGKSNITDAIRWVLGEQSAKSLRGAKMEDVIFAGSDSRKPLNVAEVTITLDNEDGFLPLEYQEVSVTRRVYRSGESEFFINRQPCRLKDIVDLFLDSGLGKEAFSIIGQGRVEEILSSKPEERRTIFEEAAGVLKYKLRKKKAETKLAETQDNLHRVNDILHELGQQLEPLQMQASIAKEYLEKREELERFEVALMVHDIEQLHRQWSELKETLDEHQREEGALAAALQKMEAHIEQLRDQMAAIDESVDGLQQVLLLASEELEKLEGRKEVLKERKKNAEKRKGQLDEAAAALTAKRRRLAEQLHSEQAMLAELEADAAALEKIVKEKQASLSAYEMDIDEEIERRKGDYIDLVHEQAALKNERMHLEQGINKLRARQVALDEANRHHLAEREQLEQRWNALLAEQSRLEQAIAEARRHQTALAAACAAQKTELEQKETLLHQARQYRQQTKARKQWLEEMQHDYAGFFQGVKEVLKVRDRLPGIHGAVVELIRVPDRYETAIETALGGAMQHIVVDNEAAARQAIHYLKTNGYGRATFLPLDVIQARALPERERAAISGHPAFVGIAGELVEHDRAYAAAMAHLLGHVIVAVDLKGANELAKLLQYRYRLVTLDGDVVSPGGAMTGGGATKKTASLLSRNRELETLVVKLQEMDGKIAQLERDIAVKQRERAEREREADALGQELVRLQQALQAQKDEQRELEWQKKRIDERLALYDEEKANGEREIAELNGRLHIIDGRLQQLAEKLQAIDEDIHRLQAQKQTEQTTKEALQAAITEKKIALAETRERVKHARRKAEELEAELADTDSELRAAEQERAALAAEMNTPAWNEDELEEQRRQKLEDKQKTIELIASRREQRLDCQERLEHLEREWKEAKRQHKQLAEAMKDEEVKLNRLDVELETLLARLREEYGLSFEAARSTYPLHIEAGEARKRVKLIKRAIDELGTVNLGAIDEYERVSERHRFLSEQKADLEEAKATLHQVIREMDEEMKKRFFSTFEQIRTHFAEVFRELFGGGRADLRLTEPNDLLGTGVEIVAQPPGKKLQHLSLLSGGERALTAIALLFSILKVRPVPFCVLDEVEAALDEANVQRYAQYLKRFSRGTQFIVITHRKGTMEEADVLYGVTMQESGVSKLASVRLEDSSKELVQSS, encoded by the coding sequence ATGTTCCTGAAACGATTAGATGTGGTTGGCTTCAAATCGTTCGCCGACCGCGTATCGATTGACTTTGTTCCCGGTGTGACGGCGGTCGTCGGGCCGAACGGAAGCGGCAAAAGCAACATTACTGATGCGATCCGCTGGGTGCTCGGCGAGCAGTCGGCCAAATCGTTGCGCGGGGCGAAAATGGAAGACGTCATTTTTGCCGGCAGCGATTCGCGCAAGCCGCTGAACGTGGCCGAAGTGACGATCACGCTCGACAACGAAGATGGCTTTTTGCCGCTCGAGTATCAAGAAGTGAGCGTCACCCGGCGCGTCTACCGCTCCGGGGAAAGCGAGTTTTTCATCAACCGCCAGCCGTGCCGCCTAAAAGATATTGTCGACTTGTTTCTTGACTCCGGGCTTGGCAAGGAGGCGTTCTCGATCATCGGCCAAGGCCGGGTCGAGGAAATTTTAAGCAGCAAGCCGGAAGAGCGGCGCACCATTTTTGAAGAAGCGGCCGGTGTGTTGAAATACAAGCTGCGCAAAAAAAAGGCGGAAACGAAACTCGCGGAAACGCAAGACAACTTGCACCGCGTCAACGATATTTTGCATGAGCTCGGGCAGCAGCTCGAACCGCTCCAGATGCAGGCGTCGATCGCCAAAGAGTATTTAGAAAAACGCGAGGAGCTTGAGCGGTTTGAAGTGGCGCTCATGGTGCACGATATCGAGCAGCTGCACCGGCAATGGAGCGAGCTGAAGGAGACGCTCGATGAGCACCAGCGAGAGGAAGGGGCGCTGGCGGCGGCGCTGCAAAAAATGGAGGCCCATATCGAGCAGCTGCGCGACCAAATGGCAGCTATCGATGAATCGGTTGACGGCTTGCAACAAGTGCTGCTGTTGGCGAGCGAAGAGCTTGAAAAGCTTGAAGGCCGGAAAGAAGTGCTGAAAGAGCGAAAAAAAAATGCAGAAAAGCGGAAGGGGCAGCTTGATGAGGCCGCTGCTGCCTTAACGGCGAAACGGCGCCGCCTCGCCGAACAGCTTCATTCGGAGCAAGCCATGCTCGCCGAGCTCGAAGCGGACGCCGCGGCGCTTGAGAAAATAGTAAAAGAGAAACAAGCGTCGCTTTCGGCGTATGAAATGGACATTGACGAAGAAATCGAGCGGCGAAAAGGCGACTACATTGACCTTGTTCACGAACAGGCGGCGTTGAAAAATGAGCGCATGCATCTAGAACAGGGCATCAACAAGCTGCGCGCCAGGCAGGTGGCGTTGGACGAAGCGAACCGCCATCATCTCGCCGAACGCGAACAGCTCGAACAAAGGTGGAACGCCTTATTGGCTGAGCAATCCCGCCTCGAACAAGCCATAGCGGAAGCGCGCCGCCATCAAACCGCTCTCGCCGCCGCCTGTGCGGCGCAAAAAACAGAGCTCGAACAGAAAGAAACGTTGTTGCATCAGGCGCGCCAATACAGGCAGCAAACAAAAGCGCGCAAGCAATGGCTTGAGGAGATGCAACACGATTACGCCGGCTTTTTCCAAGGAGTGAAAGAAGTATTAAAAGTGCGCGACCGGCTGCCCGGCATTCATGGCGCGGTCGTTGAACTAATCCGCGTGCCGGACCGCTATGAAACGGCGATTGAAACGGCGCTCGGCGGCGCGATGCAGCACATTGTCGTCGACAACGAAGCGGCGGCGCGTCAGGCCATTCATTATTTGAAAACGAACGGCTACGGGCGGGCGACGTTTTTGCCGCTTGACGTCATCCAAGCGCGCGCCTTGCCAGAGCGGGAACGAGCGGCGATTAGCGGCCATCCGGCGTTTGTTGGCATCGCCGGCGAACTCGTCGAGCACGACCGCGCATATGCGGCGGCGATGGCTCATTTGCTCGGTCATGTGATCGTGGCGGTTGACTTAAAAGGAGCAAACGAGCTCGCCAAACTTCTTCAGTACCGGTACCGTCTCGTGACTCTTGACGGTGATGTTGTCAGCCCCGGGGGAGCAATGACCGGCGGCGGGGCAACGAAAAAGACGGCCTCATTGTTAAGCCGAAACCGTGAACTCGAAACACTCGTTGTCAAACTACAGGAGATGGATGGAAAAATCGCGCAGCTTGAGCGCGACATTGCCGTGAAGCAGCGCGAACGAGCGGAACGGGAACGAGAGGCGGACGCGCTCGGGCAGGAGCTTGTCAGGCTGCAACAAGCGCTGCAGGCGCAAAAAGATGAACAGCGCGAACTTGAATGGCAAAAAAAGCGAATCGATGAGCGGCTCGCCTTATACGACGAAGAAAAAGCGAACGGCGAGCGTGAAATCGCGGAGCTGAACGGCCGCTTGCACATCATTGACGGACGGCTTCAGCAGCTTGCCGAGAAGCTGCAGGCGATCGATGAGGACATCCATCGCCTGCAGGCGCAAAAACAGACGGAACAAACGACAAAAGAGGCGCTGCAAGCCGCAATCACTGAGAAAAAAATCGCCCTGGCCGAAACGAGGGAGCGGGTGAAACATGCGCGCCGGAAAGCCGAAGAGCTGGAAGCCGAGCTGGCGGACACCGATAGCGAACTTCGGGCGGCCGAACAAGAGCGGGCCGCTTTGGCCGCAGAAATGAACACACCGGCGTGGAACGAAGATGAACTTGAAGAGCAGCGGCGGCAAAAGCTAGAAGACAAGCAAAAAACGATTGAACTGATCGCTAGCCGCCGTGAGCAACGGCTTGACTGCCAGGAGCGGCTTGAACATTTGGAGCGGGAATGGAAAGAGGCAAAGCGGCAGCATAAACAACTCGCTGAGGCGATGAAAGACGAGGAAGTGAAGCTGAACCGGCTGGATGTGGAGCTTGAGACCTTGCTTGCCCGCCTCCGCGAAGAGTACGGTTTGTCGTTTGAAGCGGCCCGCTCCACGTATCCGCTTCACATCGAAGCCGGGGAGGCGCGTAAGCGGGTGAAGCTGATCAAGCGCGCCATTGATGAACTTGGCACTGTCAATTTAGGGGCGATCGACGAATATGAGCGCGTGTCGGAACGGCATCGTTTTTTAAGTGAACAAAAAGCTGATTTGGAAGAAGCGAAGGCGACGCTTCACCAAGTGATTCGTGAAATGGACGAAGAAATGAAAAAACGGTTTTTCTCGACGTTTGAACAAATCCGCACTCATTTTGCCGAGGTGTTTCGCGAGTTGTTTGGCGGCGGGCGCGCTGATTTGCGGCTGACCGAGCCGAACGACCTGCTCGGGACGGGGGTGGAGATCGTCGCCCAGCCGCCGGGGAAAAAGTTGCAGCACTTAAGCTTGCTCTCGGGCGGTGAGCGGGCGCTGACCGCGATCGCGCTCTTATTTTCGATTTTAAAAGTGCGCCCGGTGCCGTTTTGTGTCCTCGATGAAGTTGAGGCGGCGCTTGATGAGGCGAACGTGCAACGCTACGCCCAATATTTGAAGCGGTTCAGCCGCGGCACGCAGTTTATTGTCATCACCCATCGGAAAGGGACGATGGAAGAGGCGGACGTGCTGTATGGCGTCACGATGCAAGAGTCGGGCGTCTCGAAACTCGCTTCCGTCCGTTTGGAAGATTCTTCGAAAGAGCTCGTTCAGTCGTCATAG
- a CDS encoding acyl carrier protein, whose translation MADVLERVTKIIVDRLGVDESQVTLEASFKDDLGADSLDIVELVMELEDEFNMEISDEEAEKIVTVGDAVNYIKSHL comes from the coding sequence ATGGCAGACGTATTGGAGCGTGTCACGAAAATTATCGTCGACCGCTTAGGTGTTGACGAGTCGCAAGTGACGCTTGAGGCGTCGTTCAAAGATGATTTGGGCGCCGACTCGCTCGACATCGTCGAACTGGTCATGGAGCTCGAAGACGAATTCAACATGGAAATTTCCGATGAAGAAGCGGAAAAAATCGTCACAGTCGGAGATGCTGTGAACTACATAAAAAGCCATCTGTAA
- the ffh gene encoding signal recognition particle protein: MAFEGLSERLQQVMNRIRGKGKVTEADVKEMMREVRLALLEADVNFKVVKDFVKRVSERAVGQDVMKSLTPGQQVIKVVKEELTSLMGGEQSKIAVAKKPPTVVMMVGLQGAGKTTTTGKLANLLRKRHNRKPLLVAADVYRPAAIKQLETLGKQLNVPVFSLGEHANPVEIAKQALERAKEEHYDYVLIDTAGRLHIDEALMDELKQMKEAVKPDEIFLVVDAMTGQDAVNVAQSFHEQLGITGVILTKLDGDTRGGAALSIRAVTGAPIKFAGMGEKLDALEPFHPERMASRILGMGDVLTLIEKAQAAVDEEKAKELEQKMRTATFTFDDFLEQLGQVRKLGPLDEILKMLPGANKIKGLSNVQVDEKQIARVEAIIRSMTKEEKMHPEIINGSRKKRIAKGSGTTVQDVNRLLKQFDDMKKMMKMMTNMPKGKKKGFRFPFM; this comes from the coding sequence ATGGCGTTTGAAGGATTGTCCGAACGTTTGCAGCAGGTGATGAACCGCATCCGTGGCAAAGGAAAAGTGACCGAGGCTGACGTAAAAGAGATGATGCGCGAAGTGCGCCTCGCTTTACTTGAGGCCGACGTCAACTTTAAAGTAGTGAAAGATTTTGTTAAACGGGTAAGCGAGCGGGCCGTCGGGCAGGACGTGATGAAAAGCCTAACCCCCGGCCAGCAGGTGATCAAAGTCGTCAAGGAAGAACTGACGTCATTGATGGGCGGCGAACAGAGCAAAATTGCCGTCGCCAAGAAGCCGCCGACCGTCGTCATGATGGTCGGGCTGCAAGGGGCGGGGAAGACGACAACGACCGGGAAGCTCGCCAACTTGTTGCGCAAGCGACACAACCGGAAGCCGTTGCTCGTGGCTGCCGACGTTTACCGCCCGGCGGCGATCAAGCAGCTTGAGACGCTCGGCAAACAGCTGAACGTCCCCGTCTTTTCGCTAGGGGAGCACGCCAACCCGGTCGAGATCGCCAAACAGGCGCTTGAGCGGGCGAAAGAAGAGCATTACGACTATGTGCTCATCGACACAGCCGGCCGCCTTCACATCGATGAGGCGCTCATGGATGAACTGAAACAAATGAAAGAAGCGGTCAAGCCGGATGAAATTTTCCTTGTTGTCGACGCCATGACCGGGCAAGATGCGGTCAATGTGGCGCAAAGTTTCCATGAACAGCTCGGCATTACCGGCGTCATTTTAACGAAGCTCGACGGCGATACGCGCGGTGGGGCGGCGCTGTCGATTCGCGCAGTGACAGGGGCGCCGATCAAGTTCGCCGGGATGGGTGAAAAACTTGACGCCTTGGAGCCGTTTCATCCGGAGCGGATGGCGTCGCGCATTTTAGGGATGGGCGATGTCTTGACGCTCATTGAAAAAGCGCAGGCGGCCGTCGACGAGGAAAAGGCGAAAGAGCTCGAGCAAAAAATGCGCACGGCAACGTTTACGTTCGACGACTTTTTGGAGCAGCTCGGCCAAGTGCGTAAGCTTGGCCCGCTTGACGAAATTTTAAAAATGCTGCCGGGGGCGAATAAAATCAAGGGGCTCAGCAATGTTCAAGTTGATGAAAAGCAAATCGCCCGCGTTGAAGCGATCATCCGCTCGATGACAAAAGAAGAGAAAATGCATCCGGAAATCATCAACGGCAGCCGGAAAAAACGGATCGCCAAAGGAAGCGGCACGACCGTGCAAGATGTGAACCGCCTGCTCAAGCAATTTGACGACATGAAAAAGATGATGAAGATGATGACGAATATGCCAAAAGGGAAGAAAAAAGGATTTCGCTTCCCATTTATGTAA
- the ftsY gene encoding signal recognition particle-docking protein FtsY, giving the protein MGFFQKLKEKWTKQADSVTEKFKEGLSKTRDSLAGKVNDLIARYRKVDEEFFEELEEILIAADVGVATVMELVDELKMEVKRRNIQDSAQMRDVIAEKLVDLYRAGAGDRELTAVNMQEGGLTVILFVGVNGVGKTTTIGKLAHKLKSEGKSVLLAAGDTFRAGAIEQLEVWGERVGVDVIKQAAGSDPAAVMYDAIQAAKARGVDVLLCDTAGRLQNKVNLMKELEKVKRVISREIPGAPHEVLLVLDATTGQNAMSQAKLFKEATDVTGIVLTKLDGTAKGGIVLAIRNELAIPVKFVGLGEKMDDLQPFDPEKYVYGLFAGLFDEQ; this is encoded by the coding sequence ATGGGCTTTTTTCAAAAGTTGAAAGAAAAGTGGACGAAACAAGCGGACTCTGTGACCGAAAAGTTTAAGGAAGGGTTGTCAAAAACGCGCGATTCGCTTGCGGGGAAGGTGAACGACCTCATCGCCCGCTACCGGAAAGTCGATGAAGAATTTTTTGAAGAGCTTGAGGAAATTTTAATTGCCGCTGACGTCGGCGTGGCGACCGTCATGGAACTGGTTGACGAGTTGAAAATGGAAGTAAAGCGCCGCAACATTCAAGATTCGGCGCAAATGCGCGATGTCATCGCCGAAAAGCTTGTCGATCTTTATCGCGCCGGCGCCGGCGACAGGGAGTTGACTGCTGTCAATATGCAAGAGGGCGGACTGACCGTCATTTTGTTCGTCGGCGTCAACGGCGTCGGCAAGACGACGACGATCGGAAAACTGGCGCACAAGCTGAAATCGGAAGGAAAATCGGTGCTCTTGGCCGCAGGCGACACGTTCCGTGCTGGAGCGATTGAGCAGTTGGAAGTATGGGGCGAGCGCGTCGGGGTCGATGTCATTAAGCAGGCGGCCGGCTCTGATCCCGCAGCGGTCATGTACGACGCCATTCAGGCGGCAAAAGCGCGCGGTGTCGACGTGCTGTTATGTGATACAGCCGGACGGCTGCAAAACAAAGTGAACTTAATGAAAGAGCTTGAAAAAGTAAAGCGCGTCATCAGCCGCGAAATCCCGGGTGCTCCGCATGAAGTGTTGCTTGTGCTTGATGCGACGACCGGGCAAAATGCGATGAGCCAGGCGAAGCTGTTTAAAGAAGCGACCGATGTGACCGGCATCGTGTTGACAAAGCTCGACGGAACGGCAAAAGGCGGCATCGTGCTCGCCATTCGCAACGAGCTTGCCATCCCGGTGAAATTTGTCGGCCTCGGCGAAAAGATGGACGATTTACAGCCGTTCGATCCGGAAAAATATGTATACGGGCTATTTGCCGGCTTGTTCGACGAACAATAA
- the rpsP gene encoding 30S ribosomal protein S16, producing MAVKIRLKRMGAKKNPFYRIVVADSRSPRDGRFIETIGTYNPVAQPAEIKIDEELALKWLQNGAKPSDTVRSLLSKQGVLEKFHNLKYGK from the coding sequence ATGGCAGTAAAAATTCGTTTAAAACGTATGGGCGCAAAGAAAAACCCGTTCTACCGCATCGTTGTGGCGGATTCCCGCTCGCCGCGCGACGGCCGTTTCATCGAGACGATCGGCACGTACAACCCGGTCGCCCAGCCGGCCGAAATCAAAATCGATGAAGAATTGGCGCTCAAATGGCTGCAAAACGGTGCCAAACCGTCCGATACGGTGCGCAGCTTGCTGTCGAAACAAGGCGTTTTAGAGAAGTTCCATAACTTGAAATACGGCAAATAA
- a CDS encoding putative DNA-binding protein, translating into MLEKTMRMNYLYDFYHALLTPKQRNYMALYYLDDYSLGEIAEQYEVSRQAVYDNIRRTEAMLEQYEEKLRLLQKYEQRRQIIERLKDYISRHYGADAELAALVNELDELD; encoded by the coding sequence GTGCTGGAAAAAACGATGCGCATGAACTATTTGTACGATTTTTATCACGCGCTGCTGACGCCGAAACAGCGCAATTATATGGCACTGTACTACTTGGACGACTACTCCCTCGGGGAAATTGCCGAACAATATGAAGTGAGCCGCCAGGCGGTGTACGATAATATCCGGCGCACGGAAGCGATGCTCGAACAGTATGAAGAGAAGCTCAGACTGCTGCAAAAATATGAACAGCGGCGGCAGATCATCGAGCGGTTGAAAGACTACATCAGCCGGCATTATGGCGCTGACGCCGAATTGGCGGCGCTAGTGAACGAGCTTGATGAGCTCGATTAA
- the rnc gene encoding ribonuclease III: MSKQKDKERIHEKRRAKFQQLQKKIGITFQNEKLLIQAFTHSSYVNEHRRRLHEDNERLEFLGDAVLELTVSQYLFQKFPHMSEGQLTKLRAAIVCEPSLVKFANALSFGELVLLGKGEELTGGRTRPALLADVFEAFIGALYLDQGMDAVIRFLGQTMFPKIDEGAFSHVMDFKSQLQELVQRDGSGTLEYAILEEKGPAHNKEFVARVALNGHELGVGVGRSKKEAEQHAAQMALETLRANDRP; encoded by the coding sequence ATGTCAAAACAAAAAGATAAAGAGCGCATTCACGAAAAAAGGCGGGCGAAGTTTCAACAGCTGCAGAAGAAGATCGGCATCACCTTCCAAAATGAAAAACTGTTGATCCAAGCGTTCACCCATTCATCGTATGTGAATGAGCATCGGCGGCGGCTCCATGAGGACAACGAGCGGCTCGAGTTTTTAGGAGACGCCGTGTTGGAGCTGACGGTTTCTCAATATTTATTTCAAAAGTTTCCGCATATGAGTGAAGGGCAATTGACGAAACTGCGGGCGGCCATTGTCTGTGAGCCGTCGCTTGTGAAATTTGCCAATGCCTTGTCGTTTGGCGAACTCGTTTTGCTCGGCAAAGGCGAAGAGCTGACCGGCGGGCGGACGCGCCCGGCGCTTTTGGCCGACGTGTTTGAGGCGTTTATCGGCGCCCTTTATTTGGACCAAGGAATGGATGCGGTCATTCGCTTTTTGGGACAAACGATGTTCCCGAAGATTGACGAAGGTGCTTTTTCTCATGTGATGGATTTTAAAAGCCAGCTGCAGGAACTCGTACAGCGCGACGGCAGCGGGACGCTTGAATACGCCATTTTGGAAGAAAAAGGCCCGGCCCACAACAAAGAATTTGTCGCTCGTGTGGCGTTGAACGGTCACGAGCTCGGCGTCGGCGTCGGCCGCTCGAAAAAAGAGGCCGAGCAGCATGCGGCACAAATGGCGCTTGAAACGTTGCGGGCCAACGACAGGCCATAA
- a CDS encoding KH domain-containing protein, whose translation MKPLIETIVKALVDHPEAVAVETREEKTAIIYELSVHGEDVGKVIGKQGRTIHAIRTVVYAAAAGSPKRVIVQVKEKG comes from the coding sequence ATGAAACCGCTCATTGAAACGATCGTGAAGGCGCTTGTCGACCATCCGGAGGCGGTAGCGGTTGAAACCCGCGAGGAAAAGACGGCCATCATCTATGAACTGTCGGTGCACGGCGAGGATGTCGGCAAAGTGATCGGCAAACAAGGGCGGACGATTCATGCGATCCGCACGGTCGTCTATGCCGCCGCCGCCGGATCGCCCAAGCGGGTGATCGTGCAAGTGAAAGAAAAAGGGTGA
- the fabD gene encoding ACP S-malonyltransferase: protein MGKIAFLFPGQGSQAVGMAKDAADHDARARAVIEAADERLGFPLSALMFNGPQEELTLTYNAQPALLTASTALLELVKAAGLHADYVAGHSLGEYTALVAAGAMSFTDAVYAVRRRGELMDEAVPAGEGTMAAVLGMEAEALEAVTNEIAAQGDPVQPANFNCPGQIVISGSKAGVEKAGQLAKERGAKRVIPLDVSGPFHSALMKPAAEQLQAVLAGLAIRDAVIPVIANVTAEPVTKKEDIAHLLIEQLSSPVRWEQSVRTLLALEVDTFVEIGPGKVLSGLVKKIDRNARVYAVNDLASLEATVAALKGES from the coding sequence ATGGGAAAAATCGCCTTTTTGTTTCCAGGTCAAGGATCACAAGCAGTCGGCATGGCGAAAGACGCCGCCGACCATGACGCCCGCGCCCGGGCGGTCATTGAAGCGGCCGATGAGCGGCTCGGCTTCCCGCTTTCGGCGCTGATGTTCAATGGGCCGCAAGAGGAGCTGACGCTGACATATAACGCCCAGCCGGCGCTCTTGACGGCGAGCACTGCTTTGTTGGAGCTTGTCAAAGCCGCTGGTCTGCACGCTGATTATGTCGCCGGCCATAGCTTGGGCGAATATACGGCGCTCGTCGCTGCCGGCGCCATGTCGTTTACCGATGCAGTGTATGCGGTGCGCCGCCGCGGCGAACTGATGGACGAAGCGGTGCCGGCCGGCGAAGGTACGATGGCCGCCGTGTTAGGGATGGAAGCGGAAGCGCTCGAAGCGGTAACGAACGAAATTGCTGCCCAAGGCGACCCAGTGCAGCCGGCCAACTTCAACTGTCCGGGGCAAATTGTCATCTCCGGTTCGAAAGCGGGAGTGGAAAAAGCGGGGCAGCTGGCGAAAGAGCGCGGGGCCAAACGCGTCATCCCGCTTGACGTGAGCGGGCCGTTCCATTCGGCGCTCATGAAGCCGGCCGCCGAACAGCTGCAGGCAGTTCTTGCCGGCTTGGCCATTCGTGATGCCGTCATTCCGGTCATCGCCAATGTGACGGCCGAGCCGGTCACAAAAAAAGAAGACATCGCCCATCTGCTCATCGAGCAACTGTCTTCGCCGGTGCGCTGGGAACAGTCGGTGCGCACGCTTTTGGCGCTTGAGGTCGACACGTTTGTGGAAATCGGGCCGGGGAAAGTGCTGTCGGGCCTCGTAAAAAAAATTGACCGCAACGCCCGCGTTTATGCGGTAAACGATCTCGCTTCCTTGGAAGCGACGGTTGCGGCGTTGAAAGGAGAATCATGA
- the fabG gene encoding 3-oxoacyl-[acyl-carrier-protein] reductase has protein sequence MLEGKVALVTGASRGIGRAIALELARQGANVAVNYDGNEAKANEVVETIRSLGREAFAVQADVACAEDVERMVKTVLDQFGRLDILVNNAGITRDNLLMRMKEEEWDAVINTNLKGVFLCTKAATRTMMKQRYGRIINVASVVGVIGNPGQANYVAAKAGVIGLTKTAARELASRNITVNAIAPGFITTDMTEGLSEELKADMLKQIPLARFGEPDDVARVVAFLASDAACYMTGQTLHVDGGMVMP, from the coding sequence ATGCTCGAAGGGAAAGTCGCCCTCGTCACCGGGGCGTCGCGCGGCATCGGCCGGGCGATCGCTCTAGAACTCGCCCGTCAAGGGGCGAATGTCGCCGTTAATTACGACGGAAATGAAGCAAAGGCGAACGAAGTCGTTGAAACGATCCGCTCGCTTGGCCGTGAAGCGTTCGCCGTGCAGGCGGATGTCGCCTGTGCCGAGGATGTGGAGCGCATGGTAAAAACGGTGCTCGATCAGTTCGGCCGCCTTGACATTTTAGTGAACAATGCCGGCATTACGCGCGACAATTTATTGATGCGGATGAAAGAAGAAGAATGGGATGCGGTGATTAACACGAACTTAAAAGGGGTATTTCTTTGTACAAAGGCCGCCACGCGGACGATGATGAAGCAGCGTTACGGGCGGATCATCAACGTTGCTTCGGTCGTCGGTGTTATCGGCAACCCCGGGCAGGCGAATTACGTCGCCGCCAAGGCGGGGGTCATCGGGCTGACAAAAACGGCGGCGCGCGAACTCGCCAGCCGCAACATTACAGTGAACGCCATCGCGCCGGGATTCATTACAACCGATATGACGGAAGGGCTCAGCGAGGAACTGAAGGCAGACATGTTAAAGCAAATCCCGCTCGCCCGTTTCGGCGAGCCGGATGACGTCGCCCGTGTTGTCGCGTTTCTTGCTTCGGACGCAGCCTGCTATATGACTGGCCAGACGCTTCATGTCGATGGCGGCATGGTGATGCCATAA
- the plsX gene encoding phosphate acyltransferase PlsX, whose product MNIAIDAMGGDHAPQEIVLGAARAAAHFPDIHITLIGDEAKIRPHLRNEERISVIHADEVIEATDEPVRAVRRKKNSSMVRMAEEVKEGRADACISAGNTGALMAAGLFVVGRIAGIDRPALAPTLPTVDGRGFVFLDVGANVDARPEHLQQYALMGHVYAKQVRGIANPRIGLLNVGTEDQKGNETAKRAFALLKETNLHFIGNVEARDLLQGAADVVVADGFSGNIALKTIEGTAMALFSLLKQALTSGLAAKLAAAALRPKLSGLKKMMDYSEYGGAALFGLNAPVIKAHGSSDANAVFHAVRQAREMVANDVIGTIKTELERE is encoded by the coding sequence ATGAACATCGCGATTGATGCTATGGGGGGAGACCACGCCCCGCAAGAAATCGTACTTGGCGCGGCAAGGGCCGCCGCGCATTTTCCCGATATTCACATTACCTTAATTGGCGATGAAGCAAAAATTCGCCCGCATTTGCGGAATGAGGAGCGCATTTCAGTCATTCACGCCGATGAAGTGATTGAAGCGACGGATGAGCCGGTGCGGGCGGTGCGGCGCAAAAAAAATTCATCGATGGTGCGCATGGCCGAAGAGGTGAAAGAAGGGCGCGCGGACGCCTGCATTTCCGCCGGCAATACCGGAGCGCTTATGGCGGCCGGTCTGTTTGTCGTCGGGCGGATCGCCGGCATCGACCGGCCGGCGCTTGCGCCGACATTGCCAACGGTGGACGGGCGCGGGTTTGTCTTTTTAGATGTCGGCGCCAATGTTGACGCTCGTCCGGAACATTTGCAGCAGTATGCGCTAATGGGGCATGTATACGCCAAACAAGTGCGAGGCATCGCGAACCCGCGCATCGGTTTGCTCAATGTCGGCACAGAAGACCAAAAAGGAAATGAGACCGCAAAGCGGGCGTTCGCTTTGCTCAAAGAAACGAACCTTCATTTCATCGGCAATGTCGAAGCGCGCGACTTGCTGCAAGGGGCGGCCGATGTCGTCGTCGCTGACGGCTTTTCCGGCAATATCGCCTTAAAAACGATCGAGGGGACGGCGATGGCGCTTTTTTCCTTGCTCAAGCAGGCGCTGACAAGCGGCTTGGCGGCCAAACTTGCCGCTGCTGCCCTCAGGCCGAAGCTTTCCGGGCTGAAAAAGATGATGGACTACTCCGAATACGGTGGTGCGGCGCTGTTCGGCTTGAACGCTCCGGTCATTAAAGCGCACGGCTCGTCTGATGCCAATGCCGTGTTCCACGCCGTCCGCCAGGCGCGTGAGATGGTGGCGAATGATGTTATCGGCACGATCAAAACAGAGCTTGAGCGGGAATAA